The sequence AATTTCATTGCAATGGTAAGCAGTAGTTGACATGAGAAAAGAATTAAATATCATAAGGGGACATCTCGCTTTGAAATTAAGGGGACATTTTACCTTTGGAATAACATGGGGAAAATGCATTTTTACAAAGTTGAAGTTATCTTAGTACATATTTTAATATTCGAAGTTGGAACTACTTGATTTTTTTTCATTTACTCTTATAATCTTCTATGCCAAATAAATGGATAAAGATTTTGAGGAAAGAGATTGACTCTGCCCATCGTATCTGTATCCTGGGTGTTGGAAATATCCAAAGAGGTGATGATGGAGCAGGGCCGCTGTTAATTAACTTATTTAAAACCAGGATAGAGAAAAAGGAAAATATTTTATTAATTAATTCTGGCGAAACTCCGGAAAATTTTACTGGTGAGATACGAAAATTTCAACCCGACCTGGTAATAATATTCGACGCCTGCATTCGCAGTAAAAAACCTGGCGAAATATTTATCGTAAATCCTGAAAAAATCGAGAATGAGGACATATCCACTCACCGTTTACCTTTATCAATGTTTGTAAAATTTCTTGAAGAAACAATCCCAACCAAGGTAATAATAATCGGCATTGAGCCGAAAAATTTAAACTTTGGAGATGGTATTTCGCCTGAAGTAAAAAAGGCAGTTGAAGCCCTTGTTTGGTTATTATGCAAATGCCTGAAAATTTAAATCCGATAAATCAACAAGACTGCAGCATTTTAACAAAAGTATGCAAACCTGAAGGTTTGCCCTACATTGTATTCATTAATCAGCTATGTAATCGTATTTGTCAATAAAGAAGAGTCAGTTAGCAGTCAACTTGACACAATTGGGTAGCCGAGTATAATTAAATTGAAATGAATTATATCCTGTTTATCTTTATCCTTACTCAAACACAAGACTCGTTAGAGAATCAGCGGTCCCAAGACTTTTCTTACGAACAGGGACTTGGAGACGGGCAATTATATGGCGAGAAAAAATTTTATCCCGGTTATTGTCTTGGTGGCTGTCTTGTTGGTGCAGGTGGTGGATGGCTCGGTGCATTAGTGGATAGTAAAATGTTAACGAATATTGATGTATTCAGAACGCCTTACTCTTCAGCCGTGGGTAGCTTTTTTGCAGGCGTATTGTTATATCGTAAACCAAAAATAGAAATTCCTCAAAACGGCATATCATCAAAAGATTCTTTATACATTAAGGGTTTTATCGATGGTTATAAGAAAGTTGTGCAACCAAAAATGACAATATGTGAAATCGGAGGATGGGTTATTGGGAGTGCAATCACAATGGGCATTGTATTTATCATCTGTCTTCCCCATGGATTGCAATAGATGATTCTTATTTCATAGGTCTATGTACAACAAATTGAAGTTATAAGCCTTTTTATTGTTTCAGCGACCCCTGCCCGAGCTTCAGAAAATCTTTCATAAATTTCCTTCTCACTATTAAAGCCGATTATTGACGCAACATTCTTCAAACCATCCTTTGTTATTACATCGGTTGCCCCGACAGTTAAACGATAAATATCTCTGATTGTCTTGAGGAAGTTAAAACTATCAGATAAAAATGCAAATTCATTCTGATAACCGGGCATTTTTTCAGAGAGAATTTCAAATAACTTTGAGTTTACAGGCTCAGTAATTTCTAAATGTGCCTTCAAAATGAGCATTATCATCTCAATATCCCTGAGACCACCTGCACATTCCTTGATATCTATCCCGGAATTGATATATTCTTTTTCTGAATGGCGTGAATTTATTTCATTTATCATCCGTTTTATATAAA comes from candidate division WOR-3 bacterium and encodes:
- the hycI gene encoding hydrogenase maturation peptidase HycI, with translation MPNKWIKILRKEIDSAHRICILGVGNIQRGDDGAGPLLINLFKTRIEKKENILLINSGETPENFTGEIRKFQPDLVIIFDACIRSKKPGEIFIVNPEKIENEDISTHRLPLSMFVKFLEETIPTKVIIIGIEPKNLNFGDGISPEVKKAVEALVWLLCKCLKI